In one Candidatus Absconditicoccus praedator genomic region, the following are encoded:
- the tuf gene encoding elongation factor Tu — MADKKPHVNVGTIGHVDHGKTTTSSAIVHVAAQKGYAKALQFEDIDKAPEEKDRGITINTAHLEYETDNRHYAHIDCPGHADYVKNMIVGAAQMDGAILVVSAPDGPMPQTREHILLAKQVNVPAITVFLNKVDMVDDEEMLELVEEEIRDLLSQYDFDGDNTPIIKGSALKAIENPNDEAASQPIWDLLNSLDEWIPMPDRDNDKPFLMPVEDVFSIKGRGTVVTGRIERGVMKLNTDVEIVGIQEEKRKTTVTGIEMFHKQHEEAEAGMNVGLLLRGIQKDEVERGQVLAAPGSVTPHKKFEAEVYVLKKEEGGRHTPFMTGYKPQFYFRTTDVTGAITLPQGTEMIMPGDNAKINVELIYPVAMEEGLRFAIREGSKTVGAGVVTKVED, encoded by the coding sequence ATGGCAGATAAGAAACCTCACGTTAATGTGTGAACAATATGACATGTGGATCATGGTAAGACAACAACAAGTTCAGCAATAGTACATGTTGCTGCTCAAAAGGGTTATGCAAAAGCATTACAGTTTGAAGATATAGATAAGGCTCCAGAAGAAAAAGATAGAGGTATTACTATTAATACAGCTCATTTGGAGTATGAGACAGACAATAGGCATTATGCTCACATAGACTGTCCATGACATGCAGACTATGTTAAGAACATGATTGTTTGAGCGGCTCAAATGGATGGTGCGATACTAGTAGTTTCTGCTCCAGATGGACCTATGCCTCAAACAAGAGAGCATATTCTTTTGGCAAAACAGGTTAATGTTCCAGCAATTACTGTGTTTTTGAATAAAGTAGACATGGTAGATGACGAAGAAATGTTGGAGTTGGTAGAAGAAGAAATAAGAGATCTTTTGAGTCAATATGATTTTGATGGAGATAATACTCCAATAATCAAAGGTTCTGCTTTGAAGGCTATAGAGAATCCTAATGATGAAGCAGCTTCACAACCTATTTGGGATCTTTTGAACTCATTGGATGAGTGGATACCAATGCCAGACAGAGATAATGATAAACCTTTCTTGATGCCAGTAGAGGATGTTTTCTCTATTAAAGGTAGGGGTACAGTTGTTACATGAAGAATAGAAAGATGAGTGATGAAGTTGAATACAGATGTAGAAATAGTAGGTATTCAAGAAGAAAAAAGAAAAACAACAGTTACAGGTATAGAAATGTTTCATAAGCAGCATGAAGAAGCTGAGGCTTGAATGAATGTTGGTTTGTTGTTGAGAGGTATTCAAAAGGACGAGGTAGAAAGATGACAAGTTTTGGCTGCTCCAGGTAGTGTGACTCCTCATAAAAAGTTTGAAGCAGAAGTTTATGTTTTGAAGAAAGAAGAGTGAGGAAGACATACTCCTTTTATGACAGGTTATAAGCCTCAGTTCTACTTCAGAACAACAGATGTAACTTGAGCAATTACTCTTCCACAAGGTACAGAAATGATTATGCCATGAGATAATGCAAAAATAAATGTAGAGCTAATTTATCCTGTAGCAATGGAAGAAGGTTTGAGGTTTGCAATAAGAGAGTGAAGTAAGACAGTTGGTGCAGGAGTTGTTACAAAAGTAGAAGACTAA
- a CDS encoding pilus assembly FimT family protein — translation MIAILVIIGVLSAIAIPNFDFQREEDIAGVASQAEELVMDIKRLDVINNTTSSTCKLHLENNEKPWKYKSDCNHKNYGIQFGSTINTEYTYPEKISIPDSDCKEISISSDNHNQKVAIYPTGHAELGECNNE, via the coding sequence ATGATTGCAATCTTGGTTATAATTGGAGTATTATCTGCAATAGCGATACCCAATTTTGACTTCCAAAGAGAAGAGGACATTGCTGGTGTAGCTTCTCAAGCAGAAGAGCTTGTAATGGACATCAAAAGACTAGATGTCATAAACAACACCACAAGCTCTACATGCAAACTACACTTAGAAAACAATGAAAAACCATGGAAATATAAGTCAGACTGCAATCATAAGAACTATGGGATCCAATTTGGATCCACAATAAACACAGAATATACCTATCCTGAAAAAATTAGCATCCCTGACTCTGATTGTAAAGAAATATCAATTTCTTCTGACAATCACAACCAAAAAGTAGCTATCTATCCAACTGGACATGCAGAACTAGGAGAGTGTAACAA